In Nostocoides sp. HKS02, the DNA window GTCCGCATGGCCACCGAGGCCACCAGTGCCGCGATCGGGAAGTCGAGCAGCAGGAACCGCCACATGCTCGTGATCGGACGGACCACTGCGAGCAGGTACAGCGGGTACGCCAGGGCCCACACGCGCAGCTCGAGGGCCAGCCACCGCCCGTGCCGCCCGAGGATCAGCGCGATGTAGGTCGCGACGAGCGCGACGAGGATGAGGACTCCCGCCAGGCCGTGGGAGTCCCAGGCCCAGGAGATCCACAGCACGAACGGGCCCGACTGGGGCTTCTGCCCCCAGGCCGCCTGCACCTGGAAGAAGGCCGTCGGCAGCCCACTGGCCACCCCCACGACGACCGGCCAGGCGACCGACGAGACCGCGGTCGCCGCGATCATCAGCGCAGCCATGAGCCGCTGGCCGTGCAGGGGCCGCAGCCCGGCCGCCCGGTCGTCACGCCAGCGCAGCCCGAGGTGGGCCAGCGCGGCGCAGGCGATCGCCGGGGCCGCGGCACGGGTGAACCCCAGAGGGATCGCCACGGCAGCCACGAGCGCGTACTGGCGCCGCATGAGCAGCAGCAGGGAGGCAGCGATGAGCACGCACGCGAGCGCTTCGGTGTACGGCATGAGCAGAATCCCGGTCGCCGGGTAGAGGCACCACAGGGCTGCCGCGACGAGGGCCAGCCGCTCGCGGGCCGGCTGCGGGGCAGCGTGCACGGCGAAGTGGAAGCAGCGCCAGACGACGAGCACGGATGCGGCACCGAGGACGACGTTGAGCAGCACCGCCGCCGGTTCGAACGGCAGGCCGGTGAGCATCAGGACCCGGACCAGCATGGGGAACGCGGGGTAGAACGCCCACGCGCTGTAGGTCAACAGGCCGGTGTCGGGGTCGGCGGGCAACGGCACCGGGTAGCCGGTCGTCGCGACGCGCTTGTACCAGACGCTGTCCCAGGACCCCAGGATGTCGCCGACGGTCGGGTGCAGGTGGCCGACGCCCGCGGGGGTCTGGAACCAGATGGCCGACACGACCATGGCGAGCAGCGCGAAGACGCGGGTCGCGGCATACACGACCATGAGGAAGGCGACGGGGTGGGCAAGGGCCCGTCCGGCGGCGGCGCTGCGACCCTGGGAGGTGCGCAGCGTCGCCAGGGTCTGCAGGGCGGTCACGGCGGGTAGTCCGACGGCGGCACGAAGACGAGCAGCTTCCAGATCCAGGCGGCCTGCCCGACGACGCCGAGGGCGACCAGGACCGCGGTCCGAACCCACAGCCACCGGGCCGTGCGGCGCAGCCAGGCACCACCGAGGACGACGGCGAGCAGCGGGAACAGCGGCAGGGCGTAGCGGTAGATGCTCGTGAACGGGTCGAGGACCACTGCGAGGTATGCCGGGTACGCCAGGCACCACGTGCGCAGCTCGGGTCCCAGCCGCCGCGCCCAGGGCCCGAGGGTGAGAGCGAGGATGGTGCCGCCGAGGACGACGAGTGACGCCGGGCCGAGGAAGGCGGCGTGGCTGGTGTCGCGGAAGACCCATTCGGACATCCAGAGCCAGGGCTTGAAGGGGACGATCTGGCCGTCCGCCCGCCACGCCGCCATGGTGTCGGTGTAGGCGGTGCGCGAACCCGTGACGAACCACGCGATCGCGGGCCAGACGAGTGGCGCCAGTCCCGAGGCGACCAGTGCTGCCGCGCCGCCGAGGTACTCACCCGCGCTGATCGGCTCGGCCCCGCGACGGCGCCACCGCACGAACAGGGCCACCGCGACGACCACGGCCACGGGGGCCGCGATGGGGCGGGTGACGCCCAGGAGCAGGGTCAGGGCGGCGACGGCGACCCAGGCACGCCGCAGCACCGCCCAGAGGGTGGCGCAGAGCACGAGCATCGCGATCGACTCGCTGTAGGCCAGCTGCAGCGACACCGCTGCCGGGAAGGCGGCCCACACCGCCACCGTGGCCAGCGCCACCCGATCGCCGACCCGGTCGGCCAGCAGCCGGGCCATGACCACGCAGGCGCCCAGTCCGCAGAGCAGCGACAGGGTGCTCGCGACCACGGGGAATCCGAGTCCGGTGAGGCCCATGAGTGCACGCGAAGCCAGCGGGAACAGCGGGTAGAAGGCCCAGGCGTTCTGGGCCACGTGACCACTGGCCGGGTCGATCGGCAGCGTCGTCGGGTAACCGTCCTGGGCCGCGTGGCGGTACCAGCTGCCGTCCCAGAGCACCGTCATGTCGAGGTAGCCGACGTGCTGCCCCGTCCACCCCGCGACGGGCACCTGGTCGTGGCTGGCCATCACGACCATCACGGCGGACACCACCCGCAGGACGAGGTAGACCAGCACCACTCGCGCTGTCAGGCTGCGGGTGAGCTGCGCCAGGCCGGCCCGGGCGCCGAGCTGTGCTTGGTCGCCGAACCGTGCTCGGTCGCCGAACCGTGCGGATCGAAGGCGGGACGCTGCGCCCATCAACCGCGACCGCCCGCGCGATAGCACCCGGCCAGGTGGTCGTCGACCAACCCGCAGGCCTGCATCGCGGCATACATCGTCGTGGGGCCGACGAAGACGAACCCGGCGCGCTTGAGCGCCTTGGCGAGCGCCACCGACTCGGGCGAGGTGGCCCGCAGGTCCTCCACGCTCGCCGGAGGCCGGTGGTCAGCCGGGGCGTGCGACCACATCAGCGCCTCGAGGCCGCCGACCTCGCGCAGCGCCACGACGGCGGCCGCGTTGCGGATGGCGGCGTCGATCTTGAGGCGGTTGCGGACGATGCCCGCGTCGGCCAGGAGCCGCTGTCGGTCCGCGTCGTCGAAGGCGGCGACAGCCTCGGGGTCGAACCCTGCGAACGCCGCCCGGAACGCGTCCCGCTTGCGCAGGATCGTCAGCCAGGACAACCCGGACTGGAACGCCTCGAGGGTGAGCCGCTCGTAGAGGGCCTGTTCGCCGTGGACGGGCACCCCCCACTCGGTGTCGTGGTAGACGAGGTAGTCGGGCGTGCTCCCCGCCCAGGCGCAGCGGGTCACGCCGTCGGGGCCGACGACCAGGCCGCTCACGAGGCGGACTCGGTGCGGCGCAGGGCTTCGGCGAGCATGGCGTCGATGGCACGACCGTAGAGCCAGCGGCTGGCCCGGTCGAGCGCGGGATCGAGCAGGGGGGCGAGGCTTCGCCGGAACGGCAGCGGCCGGACCACGGCGTCCTCGGCCCAGTCCAGCCGGGTGCCCCCACCGTCGCGAGGTGCGACACTGACGTCGGCCCAGCCACCGAGCACCCACCCGGTCTTCACCACGCGGAACCGGCCGTGGCCGCCGACCGGGGGTGCCCATGCGGTGACGAGCATGGGGTCCCAGAACCCGACCCGCCCCAGTCCGCTGAAGCCCGCGAAGCCCCAACCCACATGGGGCCGTCCGGTGTCGACGCGCATGTGGGTCAGCGGGATCCACTGGCCGTATGCCGCGAAGTCGGTGAGGACGTCCCACACCACGGCTGGTGGCGCGGACGTCTCCCGCGTGAGGTGCAGTGCGCCCATGGTCAGCGGGCGGGGTCGGACGATGCCGCTCCGGGGGCGGTGCCCGGGCGACTCTCGAGCTCGGCGAGGCGGTCCTGCAGGCGGTCGAGGACGGCATCCACCTGGTCCATGCGGTACCCCCGCAGGGCGGTGTCGAAGTGCACGCCGAGCAGGTCCACCGCGTGGAAGTCCTCGGGCAGTCCGGGGTCGCGCTGGGTGGTCGTTGCCTCGGCCAGGGGGTCGTACCCGATCCGGCCCGTGATGAGCGCGGCAAAGCCCCCGAGCAGGAGGACCGCCACGGCGATGAAGAGCACCCAGATCACGCGGTCGATCGTCGCACGAAGTGCGCGTCGGTCCTACTCAGACCCCCTGAACCCAGCTCCGAACCCGCTCCGACCGGCTCCGGGTCAACCCCGTTGTCAGCCCCGTGGTCAGCCCCGTTGTCAGCCCCGCTGTCAGCCCGTCGCGTCGGCGCGGTGGTGACCGTGGAGCCGGCGGACCTCGGCCGTCGCCGGGTCGGCCGGTTCGATGGCCGAGCGGGTCAGCATCTCGACGAACTCCGGCACGTCCTCGGGCGCGAGGCGCAGCGTGGCCCGGCAGACGGTGTCCTGCCAGATCGAGAGCACGACCCTGCCACTCTTGGGATGTCCCGAGATGCGCAGCGTGCGACCCGCGACGTCGCGACCGACGATGACGTC includes these proteins:
- a CDS encoding DNA-3-methyladenine glycosylase I codes for the protein MSGLVVGPDGVTRCAWAGSTPDYLVYHDTEWGVPVHGEQALYERLTLEAFQSGLSWLTILRKRDAFRAAFAGFDPEAVAAFDDADRQRLLADAGIVRNRLKIDAAIRNAAAVVALREVGGLEALMWSHAPADHRPPASVEDLRATSPESVALAKALKRAGFVFVGPTTMYAAMQACGLVDDHLAGCYRAGGRG
- a CDS encoding SRPBCC family protein — its product is MGALHLTRETSAPPAVVWDVLTDFAAYGQWIPLTHMRVDTGRPHVGWGFAGFSGLGRVGFWDPMLVTAWAPPVGGHGRFRVVKTGWVLGGWADVSVAPRDGGGTRLDWAEDAVVRPLPFRRSLAPLLDPALDRASRWLYGRAIDAMLAEALRRTESAS
- a CDS encoding DivIVA domain-containing protein → MIWVLFIAVAVLLLGGFAALITGRIGYDPLAEATTTQRDPGLPEDFHAVDLLGVHFDTALRGYRMDQVDAVLDRLQDRLAELESRPGTAPGAASSDPAR